The Streptomyces sp. NBC_00659 genomic interval CAATGTGCTCGGCATCAGGCGCGGCGCGAGGACGGGCAGCGGGGTACGGCCGATGCGGCGCCCCAGGGGGAGGCGAGCGCCCGCCCGCCGGCGGACGGCGACAACGAGCAGGCGGGGAGGTCGAGGATGCCGGTGTCGTTGAGGAAGAACCGGGACCGCATCTCGGCTCCGTCGTCGGTCGGGCGTACCTGGTGGATGAGCCAGCCGATCGCGACGGGGTGGGTGCTGAGGGTGACCCGGGCGCAGATGTGCGTGGTACCGGACGATGCGGGGATGCCCATCTTCTCCGGATCGAGGAACCGGATGGCCAGCTTCTGGAGACGGCCGCCGATGTACTCGTCGACGTAGGAAACGTTGCCGATGTAGCGCTGCCGGTCGGTCAGGGTCCGGTCCGCGCTGCGGTCCTCCCCGAGCGCCGCGTACTGGTGGGCGTCGGGGAACCACAGTTTGTAGCGGGCGCTCTCCGTGCTGTGCCAGCCGAACCACCAGTCCCACATCTTTGCGGTGACGCCGGGCATGGGCGTCAGGACGCCGACCATGACCACGCCGCTGGACAGTCGGGTCCAGCCGCTCTCCAGGTGCTCGTAGCCGGGCCGGGTGATCCGGTCGGCCGGAAGAGCCGCACGGTCAGCGGTGCTCAGCTCGTACAGCATCGGGAGTCTCCATGCGGGCTCGCGACGCGCGAGCAGGGCGGGATCGTGGGGCGAACCGAGTCATGTCGATCGGTCTCTGCGTTCGGTGCCCAGGCGGGCGTAGTAGTCGATGAGGTCGGGAGCGTCCACCGTGGCCGGGTTGACGACTTCTTCGGCCGGGGCGCCCTGGAGGAGGCGTTTGACGGGGACTTCCAGCTTCTTGCCGGTGCGGGTGTGCGGGATGCCCGGCACTTCGAGGATCTCGTCGGGGACGTGGCGGGGCGATACGCCGCTGCGGATCGCGTCCTTGATCTGCCTGCGCAGGTCGTCGCCCAGGACGGCTCCGGCCGTCAGGGTCACGAACAGCGGCATCCAGTAGCCGCCGTCGGGCTCTTCCGCGCCGATGACGAGGGCTTCGGTGATCTCGGGGAGGCGTTCGACGATGTCGTGGATGTCGGCGCTGCCCAGGCGGACGCCGTTGCGGTTGAGGGTGGAGTCGGACCGGCCGTGGACGATGACCGAGCCGTGCCGGGTGAGGGTGATCCAGTCGCCGTGG includes:
- a CDS encoding DAPG hydrolase family protein, with product MLYELSTADRAALPADRITRPGYEHLESGWTRLSSGVVMVGVLTPMPGVTAKMWDWWFGWHSTESARYKLWFPDAHQYAALGEDRSADRTLTDRQRYIGNVSYVDEYIGGRLQKLAIRFLDPEKMGIPASSGTTHICARVTLSTHPVAIGWLIHQVRPTDDGAEMRSRFFLNDTGILDLPACSLSPSAGGRALASPWGAASAVPRCPSSRRA